The following are encoded together in the Pristiophorus japonicus isolate sPriJap1 unplaced genomic scaffold, sPriJap1.hap1 HAP1_SCAFFOLD_134, whole genome shotgun sequence genome:
- the LOC139242451 gene encoding probable G-protein coupled receptor 139 produces NAVTIVILSRGKCGLSKCVTRYLVAMAAADLLVIITDLILRQIPIIHRMYIVLTIPVCNIHAVLLYAATDCSGWFTVTFSFDRFVAICFQTLKTKYCTERMAAVVLGTVTVLSGLKNIPWYFMFTSQYTLLGSSWFCYVTIHVALSRVWGTIEFIQYILTPGIPFILVLLINAVTVRYILVASRARQRLRGPRSAESTRDPEMNGRRKSIILLLMISSNFILLWAVFMLCSILRPACSFNCLPVRIPFYVWEMGFMLQLLSGCTNTCIYAVTQTKFREQHKNAVKYAFALIIKYIK; encoded by the coding sequence TTAACGCTGTGACGATTGTGATcttgtctcggggaaagtgcggtctctccaaatgtgtcactcgatatttggtggccatggcagcggcggatctcctggtcattatcactgaccTGATACTCAGGCAGATTCCAATTATTCATCGTATGTACATTGTGCTGACCatccccgtgtgtaatatccacgccgtcctgctttatgcagccacagattgttctgGCTGGTTTACCGTCACTTtctcctttgatcgatttgtggccatttgcttTCAGACgttgaaaaccaaatattgcaccgagagaatggcagctgtggttctgggaacagtgactgtgctgagtgGTTTAAAGAACATCCCCTGGTATTTTATGTTTACATCTCAGTACACGCTTTTAGGAAGCAGTTGGTTTTGTTATGTGACTATCCATGTTGCACTTTCACGGGTGTGGGGAACAATCGAGTTCATTCAATATATTTTAACCCCAGGGATCCCATTTATTCTCGTTCTGCTGATCAATGCTGTCACCGTCAgatacattttagtggccagcagagcccggCAAAGACTCCGAGGTCCCAGAAGTGCAGAGAGTACTCGAGACCCAGAGATGAACGgcagaaggaaatccatcattttacttttGATGATCTCATCCAATTTCATACTGTTATGGGCGGTGTTCATGCTGTGCTCCATACTGCGTCCGGCCTGCAGTTTCAATTGTCTACCTGTACGCATTCCTTTCTATGTTTGGGAAATGGGAttcatgcttcagctcctgagtggcTGCACGAACACTTGTATTTATGctgtgacccagactaagttcagagagcagcaTAAGAATGCGGTGAAATATGCCTTCGCGCTAAttattaaatatattaaatga